The Bacillaceae bacterium IKA-2 DNA window GTTGCTACCAGAAATTCATGAGCATTATTCTATCCAATTAAAATTAGCAGAAAAAGGCTATTGGGTCTATGATTTTGCATTACCAATGCTAGTCTTACATGGTCTTTATAGTGGAAGAAGCGAAAGATTAATTAATTGGTTGAAAATTTGTCCTAAAAAACAATTTACTACGCTTGATACCCATGATGGAATTGGGATTGTAGATGTTGCTGATTTATTGACCCAGGAAGAAATTGATGAGACAAAAGAAAACCTATTTTCAAAAGGTGCTAATGTAAAGAAAATTTATAATACAATGGCTTACAACAATTTAGATATTTACCAATTGAATTGTACGTATTATTCGGCTCTTGGCAATAATGATGATGCTTACGTTTTAGCTCGAGCAATCCAATTCTATACACCAGGTATTCCACAGATATATTATGTAGGTTTGCTTGCAGGAGAAAATGACATTGAGTTACTAGAGGAAACAAAAGTAGGAAGAAATATTAATCGTCATTATTATACAAAGGATGAAGTCGTAGAAAATTTACAAAGGCCGGTATTAAAAAGACTATTTAACTTAATGAAATTCAGAAATACGTATCAGGCGTTTGATGGTGATATGACCGTAGTTGACAATACTGATCCACAACTATTAGAAATAAACTGGAAAAAGGATCAGTTTGAAACAACATTAAAAGCAAATCTATTAACAAAGGAATTTATTATTACGTATCTCGATCAAGAGACTAGTGAAATAAAAAAGTTAAATAATATTTAACTTTGGTTGCACCCTAAATCGAAAAAAACTAAACATGTCAATTTAGGGAGAATAACGATTCAATATAGAGGTGTAATTATGGAGCGGCATCAACAAAATATAAATAAAGCAACTAGAAGTATTGAAGAAATGAAAGTTCAAGTAGCGCAAAATCATTGGAGACCTCAATATCATCTGTCTTCTCAAGCTTATTGGATAAACGACCCAAATGGTTTTGTGTTTTATAAAGGCGAATATCATTTGTTTTATCAGCATCATCCATATTCCGCTCAGTGGGGACCAATGCATTGGGGTCATGTGAAAAGTAAAGATTTAGCTAAGTGGGAGCACTTACCGATTGCTCTTGCTCCAAGTGAAAACTATGACCTTGAGGGTTGTTTTTCCGGTAGTGCAATTGAAGTGGACGAGAAACTTTATCTAATCTATACAGGCATTCCTTGTGAAAAGTATGATTCAGAATTGAAACAAATACAATGTCTAGCAGTAAGTGAAGACGCTGTATATTTTGATAAGCTTGAAGAGAATCCGGTGATTTCAGCAGAGCCAGAAGGAAACATTAACCATAATGATATTCGCGACCCAAAAGTGTGGAAGCATGGAGATTATTACTACTGTGTATTAGGTTCAAAAACAAATGAAGAAATCGGACAAGTTCTTTTATATCGTTCGACAGATTTAAAAGCCTGGGAATTTCTAAATATTGCTGCAAAGGGTGAAGGAAATTGTGGCTATATGTGGGAATGTCCAGATCTTTTCAATTTAGACGGAGTAGATGTACTTATCATTTCACCACAAGGAATGAAACCTGAAGGTGATTTATACCAGAATGTACATCAAGCAGGTTACATTTTGGGGAGCTTCAATTACGATACAGGAAAGCTAGACCACGGCAAATTTGAGCTTCTTGATTACGGTTTTGATTTTTATGCTCCACAAACAACAATTGATGACAATGGTCGACGAATTTTAGTGGCATGGATGGCAATGTGGGAAAGTGAAATGCCAGAACAAGAATTTGGATGGTCCGGTGCCATGACATTACCTCGTGAGTTAAAGCTTGTGGACGGCAAGATTATTTCTCAACCTGTTTCCGAATTACAATCTTTACGAAGAGATGTAGTAGCGTATGAAAATATCACTATCGAAGAGGAACAGAGTTTAGATGGGATATCAGGTGATTGCTTTGAATTGGAAGTTATCATTAATGCCAAAAATGCTGCTAATTTTGGGGTAAAGCTAAGAGTTAGTGAGGAAAATGAGGAAGAAACTGTTGTCGCATATAATGCAAAAGAAGGTATACTATCCTTTGACAGAAATAAGGCGGGTACTGGCCCAGGCGGGATTCGAAAAGCACCAATAGCAATAAGGGAGAATAAAGTACACCTACACATATTTGTTGATAAATCTTCTGTTGAAGTGTTTATTAATGACGGCGAACAAGTGATGTCAGGTCGTATATATCCTAGTGAAAAAGCAACAGCTGTCAGCTTTTTTGCAGACGGTGAAATCGAAGTAGTTACTATGAAGAAGTGGGACT harbors:
- the gtfA gene encoding sucrose phosphorylase gives rise to the protein MTIKNEIMLITYADSLGKNLQETGELLKDHFNGIVGGVHILPFYPSSADRGFAPLTYKEVDKDFGGWSDVEVMSKDFFLMYDFMVNHISRSSEYFQDFIEKKDASQYADLFIRYKDFWPNGEPTQADVDLIYKRKPRAPYIDVTFADGTTEKIWCTFDEEQIDLNVYTETTKKFIKENLSYLSKKGASIIRLDAFAYATKKVGTNCFFIEPDTWEMMDEAKQILEPFGVELLPEIHEHYSIQLKLAEKGYWVYDFALPMLVLHGLYSGRSERLINWLKICPKKQFTTLDTHDGIGIVDVADLLTQEEIDETKENLFSKGANVKKIYNTMAYNNLDIYQLNCTYYSALGNNDDAYVLARAIQFYTPGIPQIYYVGLLAGENDIELLEETKVGRNINRHYYTKDEVVENLQRPVLKRLFNLMKFRNTYQAFDGDMTVVDNTDPQLLEINWKKDQFETTLKANLLTKEFIITYLDQETSEIKKLNNI
- a CDS encoding glycoside hydrolase family 32 protein, whose protein sequence is MERHQQNINKATRSIEEMKVQVAQNHWRPQYHLSSQAYWINDPNGFVFYKGEYHLFYQHHPYSAQWGPMHWGHVKSKDLAKWEHLPIALAPSENYDLEGCFSGSAIEVDEKLYLIYTGIPCEKYDSELKQIQCLAVSEDAVYFDKLEENPVISAEPEGNINHNDIRDPKVWKHGDYYYCVLGSKTNEEIGQVLLYRSTDLKAWEFLNIAAKGEGNCGYMWECPDLFNLDGVDVLIISPQGMKPEGDLYQNVHQAGYILGSFNYDTGKLDHGKFELLDYGFDFYAPQTTIDDNGRRILVAWMAMWESEMPEQEFGWSGAMTLPRELKLVDGKIISQPVSELQSLRRDVVAYENITIEEEQSLDGISGDCFELEVIINAKNAANFGVKLRVSEENEEETVVAYNAKEGILSFDRNKAGTGPGGIRKAPIAIRENKVHLHIFVDKSSVEVFINDGEQVMSGRIYPSEKATAVSFFADGEIEVVTMKKWDLDGCFSVG